In one Neobacillus sp. CF12 genomic region, the following are encoded:
- a CDS encoding effector binding domain-containing protein: MECKTVKKTFRVLGIKGSGTFAHFGTEIPKLAQQFLGRLDEIENHSGTEIALFEPKRDADHLEGNYYVGVMVNEPLNKVPVGMDYIETTHDYVTTRGEINNIGNLHNILLKWTNNQGYKRDLEAYIIETYHPMENGVEEVEIYLPITT; encoded by the coding sequence ATGGAATGTAAAACAGTTAAGAAAACATTCAGAGTTTTAGGCATAAAAGGCAGTGGAACATTTGCTCATTTTGGTACTGAGATTCCAAAACTTGCCCAACAATTTCTAGGTCGTTTAGATGAAATTGAAAATCATTCGGGTACTGAAATAGCACTCTTCGAACCTAAAAGGGATGCCGACCATCTGGAAGGTAACTATTATGTAGGAGTAATGGTTAATGAGCCTCTAAATAAAGTTCCAGTTGGGATGGATTATATCGAAACGACACACGACTATGTCACGACAAGGGGCGAAATAAATAATATCGGTAACTTACATAACATTTTATTGAAGTGGACAAATAACCAAGGATATAAAAGGGATCTTGAAGCTTATATTATCGAAACCTACCATCCAATGGAAAATGGTGTGGAAGAAGTAGAGATTTATTTACCAATCACAACATGA
- a CDS encoding nuclear transport factor 2 family protein encodes MKNSLKEKAVLFLQLAASGEVHEAYQRYTGSDFRHHNPYFRGDANSLMLAMKENAIKNPHKVLEVKRVMGDGDLVAVHSHVKQNQNDLGIAVVHIFRFHNNLIVELWDVGQQIPENSPNENGVF; translated from the coding sequence ATGAAGAATTCTCTAAAAGAGAAGGCTGTGTTATTTTTGCAACTGGCTGCATCGGGGGAAGTGCACGAAGCATACCAAAGGTACACTGGATCGGATTTCCGCCATCATAATCCCTATTTCCGTGGAGATGCTAACTCTCTAATGCTCGCAATGAAAGAGAACGCTATCAAGAATCCTCATAAAGTCCTTGAGGTAAAACGTGTAATGGGAGATGGGGATCTTGTGGCCGTTCACTCTCATGTAAAGCAAAACCAAAATGACCTTGGGATAGCTGTTGTCCATATTTTCCGCTTCCATAACAACCTTATCGTCGAACTATGGGATGTGGGTCAGCAGATACCGGAGAATTCTCCTAATGAGAATGGCGTGTTCTGA
- a CDS encoding VOC family protein: protein MANPLLRGMEGVFIPVKDPERSAKWYEDILGFKVIYIEEEAAVMKIGEQSPTVVCLVRTLNHQPMKFPENKFGVGKYYNFIPTDIEETHKLLLQKNVKVNPIGGEGTTKFFTFYDPDDNPLGVCQ from the coding sequence ATGGCCAATCCACTTTTAAGGGGGATGGAAGGAGTTTTTATACCTGTTAAAGACCCGGAACGATCAGCCAAATGGTATGAAGATATATTGGGATTTAAAGTAATCTACATAGAAGAAGAGGCAGCTGTAATGAAGATTGGAGAACAATCTCCGACAGTAGTATGTCTGGTTAGAACGTTAAATCATCAACCAATGAAGTTTCCAGAAAATAAATTTGGGGTGGGGAAATATTATAATTTCATTCCTACCGATATAGAAGAAACCCACAAACTGTTACTCCAAAAGAATGTAAAAGTGAATCCGATTGGTGGAGAAGGAACCACAAAATTTTTTACTTTCTATGATCCGGATGATAATCCTTTAGGAGTTTGCCAATAG
- a CDS encoding aminopeptidase, which translates to MKSFEEKLDQYAELVVKIGLNIQKGQRLLINSPIESADFTRRVTKYAYEYGCSRVFVDWVDTDLNRIHYLNASDDVLKNFIQPWEIDKFNSLADQNDCMLYIAGTDPSAYANIPPERIMYVQKNGAEKLQTLSQKRLRGEVPWAIIGVPTEAWAVSIYPELQKDEAVSALWEAIFKTVRVDQPDPIAAWQEHSATLTKKVDYLNEQKFKTLHYKSKGTNLTIDLHPDHKWIGGGHQSTFGTTYIPNLPTEEVFTTPHKLGVNGTVASTKPLSALGNLIENFTLTFKEGKVVDFSAEKGYETLKQLLSMDEGMLYLGEVALVPHDSPISNSGIIFNNTLFDENASCHLAIGNAISMALNDAKNISLEDYEKKGINHSNGHTDFMIGSADLEIEAEYHDGRKVPLFKNGNWA; encoded by the coding sequence ATGAAGAGTTTTGAAGAGAAGTTGGATCAATATGCTGAACTCGTAGTTAAGATAGGTCTAAACATTCAAAAAGGACAGAGATTACTAATCAATTCTCCTATTGAAAGTGCTGATTTCACACGGAGAGTAACGAAATATGCTTATGAATACGGGTGTAGTCGAGTGTTTGTCGACTGGGTTGATACTGATTTGAATAGAATACATTATTTAAACGCATCGGATGACGTTTTAAAAAATTTCATCCAACCATGGGAAATTGATAAGTTCAATAGCCTGGCAGATCAGAATGATTGTATGCTATATATTGCAGGTACCGATCCTAGTGCATACGCAAATATCCCACCTGAACGTATTATGTACGTTCAAAAAAATGGGGCTGAAAAACTGCAAACCTTGTCTCAAAAAAGACTAAGGGGGGAAGTGCCCTGGGCGATCATCGGTGTACCAACGGAAGCTTGGGCAGTAAGTATTTATCCAGAGTTGCAAAAAGATGAAGCCGTATCTGCTTTATGGGAAGCGATTTTTAAAACAGTAAGAGTCGATCAACCAGATCCAATCGCTGCGTGGCAGGAACATTCAGCTACCCTTACAAAGAAAGTGGATTATCTGAACGAACAAAAGTTTAAGACGCTTCATTATAAATCAAAAGGAACAAATCTTACAATCGATCTACATCCTGATCATAAATGGATAGGTGGTGGACATCAATCCACTTTTGGTACCACCTACATTCCAAACCTTCCAACAGAAGAAGTGTTTACGACTCCTCATAAATTAGGAGTAAACGGTACTGTCGCTAGTACAAAACCTTTATCTGCTTTAGGAAACTTAATCGAGAACTTTACACTCACGTTTAAAGAAGGAAAAGTGGTGGATTTTTCTGCAGAAAAAGGATACGAGACGTTAAAACAGCTTCTTAGTATGGATGAAGGTATGTTATACCTTGGTGAAGTAGCGCTCGTCCCACATGATTCACCGATTTCGAATTCGGGTATTATCTTTAATAATACATTGTTTGATGAAAATGCCTCTTGCCACCTGGCGATTGGAAACGCCATTTCCATGGCACTTAATGATGCTAAAAATATAAGCTTAGAGGATTATGAGAAAAAAGGCATTAACCATAGCAATGGACACACTGACTTTATGATTGGTTCAGCCGACCTCGAGATAGAAGCTGAATATCATGATGGAAGAAAAGTTCCCCTGTTTAAAAATGGAAACTGGGCTTAA
- a CDS encoding VCBS repeat-containing protein yields MYNYYSRTTMNQDSIVAFARGDVTGDRVPDNVYLTGIKTPASPFTQNITLNVQDGRTGEVRNVPLRENAGYNPTIFLGDFTGNRVDDILISIATGGSGGIMYHYIYSFLENTPQLLFDFNVYNEQYQYEVTYQDHFKVEVVSKINNKKYLIDISTRGAEYLNEIYDANGKLKSPITGFVNPLSGLYPVDFDSNRVYELLAYQKIAGRYNADSLGYVLNTLGWKDNRFVLQNQNVAI; encoded by the coding sequence ATGTATAACTATTATTCTAGGACAACGATGAATCAGGACAGTATTGTTGCGTTTGCACGTGGTGATGTAACGGGGGATCGAGTACCTGATAATGTCTATTTAACCGGAATCAAGACCCCAGCTAGTCCATTTACCCAAAATATCACCCTGAATGTTCAAGATGGAAGGACTGGCGAGGTAAGAAATGTTCCGCTTCGTGAAAATGCCGGCTACAATCCTACGATATTCTTGGGGGATTTTACTGGCAATAGAGTAGATGATATTTTAATAAGTATTGCTACAGGTGGCAGCGGGGGAATCATGTACCACTATATTTATTCTTTTTTGGAAAATACCCCTCAATTACTATTTGATTTCAATGTATACAATGAGCAATACCAATATGAAGTTACGTATCAAGACCATTTCAAAGTGGAAGTGGTCAGTAAGATTAATAATAAAAAGTACTTAATAGACATTTCAACAAGAGGTGCTGAGTATTTAAATGAAATATATGATGCAAACGGTAAACTGAAAAGTCCTATTACTGGTTTCGTAAATCCTCTAAGCGGCTTATATCCCGTAGATTTTGATTCAAATAGAGTGTATGAGCTTTTGGCGTATCAAAAAATTGCAGGAAGATATAATGCGGATTCTTTAGGGTATGTTTTGAACACTTTAGGATGGAAGGATAATAGGTTTGTTTTGCAAAATCAAAATGTAGCGATCTAG
- a CDS encoding solute carrier family 23 protein: protein MRGETELKKFLSAIPLSFQHLFAMFGATVLVPALTGLDPGSALIASGVGTLIFHLITRGKVPTYLGSSFAFIAPLALYVGELNSPGQAVAGLISVSVVYALVSLIIATVGFEKVRKVIPPVVVGPVVSIIGLALATTAVTNMASVSWDAAIVSLLAAIIATIAGTKVIRLFPIIIGLLVGYVYSAVRGYVEFQSIADAPVFALPHFVMPEFTWAVILGMAPIALVTIIEDLGHMFVLNEITGKDVTKNPGFGRILVGNGLATLFSGFIGGPAQTTYAENLGVLAITRQFSSRIIQGAAVLSILLGLFGKVGAVIQSIPVAVMGGICILLFGMIAAMGIRHLIEEKVSLANMKNLVIVAIIFIIGIGLAHNGIAYATIAGLLIHWLVPDFTTKNENDLATKNEN from the coding sequence ATGAGGGGGGAAACAGAGTTGAAAAAGTTTCTAAGCGCAATACCATTATCATTTCAACATTTGTTTGCGATGTTTGGTGCAACCGTTTTGGTGCCGGCCCTCACCGGTCTTGACCCAGGAAGTGCACTTATTGCCAGTGGTGTAGGAACGTTGATTTTCCATCTTATTACACGCGGAAAGGTACCTACTTATCTAGGTTCATCCTTTGCTTTTATTGCTCCACTTGCGTTGTATGTTGGGGAGTTGAACTCACCGGGTCAAGCCGTGGCTGGTCTTATCAGTGTATCCGTTGTTTATGCACTCGTATCACTCATTATAGCAACTGTTGGCTTTGAAAAAGTGCGAAAGGTGATTCCGCCAGTCGTCGTCGGACCGGTTGTCAGCATTATCGGGCTTGCCTTGGCGACAACGGCTGTCACCAATATGGCATCGGTAAGTTGGGATGCTGCCATCGTGAGCCTTCTTGCTGCCATTATTGCGACAATAGCTGGCACCAAGGTGATCCGTCTCTTTCCGATCATCATCGGACTTTTAGTCGGGTATGTTTATTCTGCTGTGCGCGGCTATGTTGAATTTCAAAGCATTGCGGATGCACCTGTTTTCGCGCTGCCGCATTTTGTGATGCCGGAGTTCACATGGGCTGTCATCCTTGGCATGGCACCGATTGCACTTGTTACCATTATTGAAGACTTAGGTCATATGTTTGTATTAAACGAAATCACTGGAAAAGACGTAACAAAAAACCCTGGCTTCGGGCGTATTCTTGTGGGGAATGGTCTTGCTACCCTTTTCTCCGGATTCATCGGTGGACCGGCGCAAACCACTTATGCTGAAAACCTCGGGGTTCTAGCCATCACACGCCAGTTCTCCAGTAGGATTATTCAAGGCGCTGCGGTTCTTTCGATTCTTCTTGGCTTGTTCGGTAAAGTTGGAGCGGTAATCCAATCCATTCCCGTTGCCGTGATGGGCGGCATATGTATCTTGTTGTTTGGTATGATTGCTGCAATGGGGATCCGTCATCTCATTGAGGAAAAAGTAAGTCTTGCTAATATGAAAAATTTAGTCATTGTTGCGATCATCTTCATTATAGGAATTGGATTAGCTCATAATGGTATCGCCTACGCTACCATTGCGGGATTGCTCATCCATTGGCTCGTACCCGATTTCACAACAAAGAACGAAAACGATTTGGCGACAAAGAACGAAAATTAA